The Candidatus Fusobacterium pullicola genome window below encodes:
- a CDS encoding cation transporter, which translates to MNSLLKSAFLYFNKIKVVHSIPGRLRLQIPGLDKVPEDMKKYENYTTSIIKMEPGIEEISYSYITSKVLVKYNPQLTNEKKIVDWLNYVWKKIVENEDVYSKMSVEEIERNLDKFYEILCKELKKGR; encoded by the coding sequence GTGAATAGTCTATTAAAATCAGCTTTTTTATACTTTAATAAAATAAAAGTGGTACATAGTATACCAGGAAGATTAAGACTTCAAATACCTGGTTTAGATAAAGTTCCAGAGGATATGAAAAAGTATGAAAACTATACAACCAGTATAATAAAAATGGAACCAGGAATAGAGGAGATTAGCTACTCATATATAACAAGTAAGGTTCTTGTAAAGTACAATCCGCAACTAACAAATGAGAAAAAAATAGTGGATTGGTTAAACTATGTATGGAAAAAAATTGTAGAAAATGAAGATGTTTACAGTAAGATGTCAGTAGAGGAGATAGAGAGAAATTTAGATAAATTCTATGAAATCTTATGTAAAGAATTAAAGAAAGGAAGATAG